In one Phyllostomus discolor isolate MPI-MPIP mPhyDis1 chromosome 8, mPhyDis1.pri.v3, whole genome shotgun sequence genomic region, the following are encoded:
- the KRT222 gene encoding keratin-like protein KRT222 isoform X2, translated as MELSQLLNEIRANYEKLLTRNQIETVLSTRIQLEEDLSKKMDKDEEALKAAQAELKEARRQWHHLQVEIESLHAVERGLENSLQASEQHYQTQLQDLEAVIEGLEKELQEVRRGIEKQLQEHEMLLNTKMRLEQEIATYRRLLEKEEIRYYGCIQGGKKEQKPTSRVGFVLPSAIINEISFSTKVPQKCENEKVETVTRQAILNGNVVKESTEAHGTIQTEKVDEVIKEWEGSFFKDNPRLRKKSVSLRFDLHLAAADEGCLQTKQDNLPDIEVRLIMRRSCSIPSIKSPSAAN; from the exons ATGGAGCTGTCCCAGCTACTCAATGAGATCAGGGCAAACTATGAAAAGCTCCTCACCAGAAATCAGATAGAGACCGTGCTCTCAACAAGGATCCAG CTAGAAGAAGATTTAAgcaaaaaaatggacaaagacgAAGAGGCGCTGAAGGCAGCGCAAGCGGAACTCAAGGAAGCGCGGCGCCAGTGGCATCACCTGCAAGTGGAAATCGAATCCCTCCATGCTGTG GAAAGGGGCCTTGAAAACTCCCTGCAAGCCAGCGAGCAGCATTACCAGACGCAGCTCCAAGACCTGGAGGCTGTGATCGAAGGACTAGAAAAAGAGCTACAGGAAGTGAGGCGCGGCATCGAAAAGCAGCTCCAAGAGCACGAGATGCTTCTCAACACGAAGATGAGGCTAGAGCAAGAAATCGCCACTTACCGCCGCCTCctagagaaggaagaaatcag ATATTATGGTTGTAtccaaggagggaaaaaagaacaaaaacctaCAAGTAGAGTTGGTTTTGTTTTACCTTCAG ccattataaatgaaatatctttctcAACAAAAGTCCCACAAAAGTGTGAGAATGAGAAAGTGGAAACAGTGACCAGGCAAGCGATATTAAATGGAAACGTCGTGAAGGAAAGCACGGAAGCCCACGGCACGATCCA GACAGAGAAAGTGGATGAAGTTATCAAAGAATGGGAAGGTTCCTTCTTTAAAGATAACCCTCGATTACGGAAAAAATCTGTTTCTCTTCGGTTTGATCTTCATTTAGCAGCCGCTGACGAAGGGTGTTTACAGACTAAACAGGATAATCTACCAGATATAGAAGTCAGGCTAATCATGCGGAGATCTTGCAGTATTCCCTCTATCAAATCTCCATCAGCAGCTAATTAA
- the KRT222 gene encoding keratin-like protein KRT222 isoform X1, which translates to MDKDEEALKAAQAELKEARRQWHHLQVEIESLHAVERGLENSLQASEQHYQTQLQDLEAVIEGLEKELQEVRRGIEKQLQEHEMLLNTKMRLEQEIATYRRLLEKEEIRYYGCIQGGKKEQKPTSRVGFVLPSAIINEISFSTKVPQKCENEKVETVTRQAILNGNVVKESTEAHGTIQTEKVDEVIKEWEGSFFKDNPRLRKKSVSLRFDLHLAAADEGCLQTKQDNLPDIEVRLIMRRSCSIPSIKSPSAAN; encoded by the exons atggacaaagacgAAGAGGCGCTGAAGGCAGCGCAAGCGGAACTCAAGGAAGCGCGGCGCCAGTGGCATCACCTGCAAGTGGAAATCGAATCCCTCCATGCTGTG GAAAGGGGCCTTGAAAACTCCCTGCAAGCCAGCGAGCAGCATTACCAGACGCAGCTCCAAGACCTGGAGGCTGTGATCGAAGGACTAGAAAAAGAGCTACAGGAAGTGAGGCGCGGCATCGAAAAGCAGCTCCAAGAGCACGAGATGCTTCTCAACACGAAGATGAGGCTAGAGCAAGAAATCGCCACTTACCGCCGCCTCctagagaaggaagaaatcag ATATTATGGTTGTAtccaaggagggaaaaaagaacaaaaacctaCAAGTAGAGTTGGTTTTGTTTTACCTTCAG ccattataaatgaaatatctttctcAACAAAAGTCCCACAAAAGTGTGAGAATGAGAAAGTGGAAACAGTGACCAGGCAAGCGATATTAAATGGAAACGTCGTGAAGGAAAGCACGGAAGCCCACGGCACGATCCA GACAGAGAAAGTGGATGAAGTTATCAAAGAATGGGAAGGTTCCTTCTTTAAAGATAACCCTCGATTACGGAAAAAATCTGTTTCTCTTCGGTTTGATCTTCATTTAGCAGCCGCTGACGAAGGGTGTTTACAGACTAAACAGGATAATCTACCAGATATAGAAGTCAGGCTAATCATGCGGAGATCTTGCAGTATTCCCTCTATCAAATCTCCATCAGCAGCTAATTAA